Proteins co-encoded in one Arthrobacter globiformis genomic window:
- the nadE gene encoding ammonia-dependent NAD(+) synthetase, whose translation MRTLQAKIIEEMGVQPQIDPAEEVRKRVTFLKEYLRATGTKGFVLGISGGLDSSLAGRLAQLAVEELQSEGTDAQFVAVRLPYGVQHDEEDARVALDFIKASKEWTFNISAAVDGFEDEFEKTVGNGISDFHKGNTKARTRMIAQYALAGEHNYLVIGTDHGAESVTGFFTKYGDGGADILPLFGLNKRQNRALLEHLGAPERVWKKVPTADLLDDRPGRTDEDELGLSYDQIDDYLEGRDVGDSAAELIEQKYLRTRHKRTVPVSIFDTWWKHEGPEEARAGL comes from the coding sequence ATGCGCACACTCCAAGCCAAGATCATCGAAGAAATGGGCGTCCAGCCCCAGATCGATCCCGCAGAGGAGGTGCGCAAACGCGTCACTTTCCTCAAGGAGTACCTCAGGGCCACCGGCACCAAGGGCTTTGTGCTGGGCATCTCCGGCGGCCTCGACTCGTCGCTCGCGGGGCGCCTCGCGCAGCTCGCCGTCGAAGAGCTGCAGTCAGAGGGTACGGACGCGCAGTTCGTGGCGGTCCGCCTTCCCTACGGCGTCCAGCACGACGAGGAGGACGCGCGGGTGGCCCTGGATTTCATCAAGGCCTCCAAGGAATGGACCTTCAACATTTCCGCCGCCGTCGACGGCTTCGAGGACGAGTTCGAAAAGACGGTCGGCAACGGGATCTCTGACTTCCACAAGGGCAACACCAAGGCACGCACGCGCATGATCGCTCAGTACGCCCTGGCCGGGGAACACAACTACCTCGTCATCGGCACCGACCACGGCGCCGAATCCGTCACCGGGTTCTTCACCAAGTACGGCGACGGCGGGGCCGACATCCTGCCGCTGTTCGGCCTGAATAAGCGGCAGAACCGTGCCCTGCTGGAGCATCTGGGCGCCCCGGAGCGGGTGTGGAAGAAGGTGCCCACGGCCGACCTCCTGGACGACAGGCCCGGCCGCACTGACGAGGACGAACTGGGCCTGAGCTACGACCAGATCGACGACTACCTCGAGGGCCGCGACGTGGGCGACAGCGCAGCGGAGCTGATCGAACAGAAATACCTGCGGACCCGGCACAAGCGCACTGTTCCGGTCAGCATCTTCGACACCTGGTGGAAGCACGAGGGTCCGGAAGAGGCCAGGGCAGGACTCTAA
- a CDS encoding NADP-dependent oxidoreductase — protein sequence MSTRVYFEEYGDPQVLKVGTEKLADPGDALVRVEFRAVSVNPADWKLVAGYLKKWVPLDFPAVPGSEAAGVVTAVGPAFEGFAVGDEVMWNGWLGGYRTETVVPADQLTPLPAGVDFEQAACIPVAGGTAYSALKQLAVGAGDTVLIHGAAGGVGSAAVQIAQAFGARVIGTASEANQEYLGELGAEPVTYGPGLADRVRALAEDAGTVTAVLDTVGSEDSLAATAELFPAAGRAVTTVPGEQSSTAGLVAVQQLDGRVAEVGTLAAEGQITFTIAHRMPLIEAADALEISRSGHGRGKILLLP from the coding sequence ATGAGCACACGGGTCTACTTTGAGGAATACGGCGATCCGCAGGTCCTGAAGGTGGGCACGGAGAAGCTGGCCGATCCGGGTGACGCCCTGGTGCGGGTGGAATTCCGGGCGGTCAGTGTAAACCCCGCGGACTGGAAGCTCGTGGCGGGCTACCTGAAAAAGTGGGTTCCCCTGGACTTTCCGGCGGTGCCCGGCAGCGAGGCGGCCGGCGTCGTGACCGCCGTCGGACCCGCATTCGAGGGGTTTGCGGTGGGTGACGAGGTCATGTGGAACGGATGGCTGGGCGGCTACCGGACTGAAACCGTGGTGCCGGCGGACCAGCTGACCCCCTTGCCGGCGGGTGTGGACTTCGAGCAGGCTGCCTGCATCCCGGTGGCAGGAGGCACGGCGTACTCGGCCCTGAAGCAGCTCGCCGTGGGAGCCGGGGACACCGTGCTAATCCATGGCGCCGCCGGCGGGGTTGGCTCGGCCGCGGTCCAGATCGCGCAGGCCTTCGGTGCCCGGGTGATCGGCACCGCGTCGGAGGCCAACCAGGAGTACCTTGGCGAGCTTGGCGCCGAACCCGTGACGTACGGCCCAGGTCTCGCCGACCGGGTCCGGGCGTTGGCCGAGGACGCCGGAACGGTCACGGCAGTCCTGGACACCGTGGGGAGCGAGGACTCGCTGGCAGCAACAGCCGAGCTGTTCCCGGCCGCCGGCCGGGCGGTGACCACCGTTCCGGGCGAGCAGTCATCCACGGCCGGGCTGGTCGCCGTTCAGCAGCTGGATGGCCGGGTGGCCGAAGTGGGGACGCTCGCCGCCGAAGGACAGATCACCTTCACTATCGCGCACCGGATGCCGCTGATCGAGGCCGCCGACGCACTCGAAATCAGCCGCAGTGGCCATGGCCGCGGGAAGATCCTGCTGCTGCCCTAG
- a CDS encoding LacI family DNA-binding transcriptional regulator: MAMQPVAAGRPATIHDIAALCGVAASTVSRALTNPDRVNVRTRQRIQAAAVELNYTPNSQAKALSSGRTGAVGVMVPDITNPFYFDLIRGTQLQLKAAGYTQLLVDTEESDEVEASTLEQLRKSADGVIVAASRLNDDTLAAAAARMPMVTINRDVSGVPAVIIDTPAATSQALDHLISLGHSRVAYIAGPATSQSSTRRWATLSDAAEERGVEVRRLGPFAPKTQSGAAAADAAVHSGVTACIAFNDLIAIGMLQRLRERGLRVPQDMSIVGCDDIFGADFCNPPLSTMASPIEQAGRVAVSMLLAQLNPLAGGITRSRSVMPTHLTVRGSTGPAPAAR, encoded by the coding sequence ATGGCGATGCAACCAGTGGCAGCAGGCCGGCCTGCCACCATCCATGACATCGCCGCCTTGTGCGGCGTCGCCGCGTCAACAGTGTCACGGGCCCTGACCAACCCGGACCGCGTCAATGTCCGCACCCGGCAGCGGATCCAGGCGGCCGCCGTCGAACTCAACTACACACCGAATTCGCAGGCGAAGGCGCTCAGTTCCGGCCGCACCGGCGCCGTGGGCGTCATGGTTCCGGACATCACCAACCCGTTCTATTTCGACCTCATCAGGGGTACTCAGCTCCAGCTCAAGGCGGCCGGGTACACCCAGCTTCTGGTGGACACCGAGGAATCGGACGAGGTTGAGGCCAGCACTTTGGAGCAGCTGCGCAAGAGCGCCGACGGCGTGATCGTGGCAGCCTCCCGACTCAATGACGATACCCTCGCCGCTGCCGCCGCCCGGATGCCCATGGTCACGATCAACCGTGACGTTTCCGGTGTCCCCGCGGTCATCATCGACACGCCTGCCGCCACCAGCCAGGCTCTCGACCACCTCATCTCGCTGGGCCACTCCCGGGTGGCATACATCGCCGGCCCGGCAACCTCCCAGTCCAGCACCCGGCGGTGGGCCACGCTGTCCGATGCGGCGGAAGAGCGCGGCGTGGAGGTGCGCAGGCTGGGTCCCTTCGCCCCGAAGACGCAATCCGGTGCCGCGGCCGCCGACGCGGCCGTGCACAGCGGCGTCACGGCCTGCATCGCCTTCAACGACCTCATCGCCATCGGAATGCTCCAGCGCCTCCGCGAACGCGGTCTCAGGGTGCCGCAGGACATGAGCATCGTGGGCTGTGACGACATCTTCGGCGCCGATTTCTGCAACCCGCCGCTGTCCACCATGGCCTCCCCGATCGAACAGGCTGGCCGCGTCGCGGTGTCCATGCTGCTGGCCCAGCTGAACCCGCTCGCTGGAGGCATCACGCGAAGCCGCTCCGTCATGCCGACACATCTGACGGTCCGGGGCTCCACCGGCCCAGCACCGGCTGCACGCTAG
- a CDS encoding sugar phosphate isomerase/epimerase family protein, translating into MTQPNAVWSLSGFGDEVDPDPAIQAAVLLALGASHIEVRSAWGTNVSELEQDAVERLKTILDEKGLKVSAVASPVGKVDVSLPLEHEVTRLRQIISVAKGLDTKYVRIFSFYRAEGQGQEDVRDAVMERMAALAEEATASGIVLLHENEKGIYGDTPERVLDIMQTVDSPALRVAWDNANFVQVGVKPYTEGYAMLRPYLEYFQVKDAIATTGEVVPAGEGDGELDATIAALKDDGFAGFASLEPHLASAHELGGFSGPVAFGIAARALAGLAAKNGVTLA; encoded by the coding sequence ATGACTCAACCCAATGCCGTGTGGAGCCTGTCCGGTTTCGGCGACGAAGTAGACCCTGATCCGGCCATCCAGGCCGCGGTGTTGCTGGCCCTCGGTGCCAGCCACATCGAAGTCCGCAGTGCGTGGGGCACCAACGTGTCCGAGCTCGAGCAGGATGCCGTGGAGCGGCTCAAGACGATCCTGGATGAGAAGGGCCTCAAGGTCTCCGCCGTCGCCAGCCCCGTCGGCAAGGTTGACGTGAGCCTGCCCCTTGAACATGAGGTCACGCGGCTCCGCCAGATCATTTCGGTAGCTAAGGGCTTGGACACCAAATATGTCCGCATCTTCTCCTTCTACCGTGCGGAGGGGCAGGGCCAGGAAGATGTCCGAGATGCCGTGATGGAACGCATGGCGGCCCTGGCAGAGGAGGCCACGGCCTCGGGCATCGTCCTGCTCCATGAAAACGAAAAGGGCATTTACGGCGATACCCCGGAGCGCGTCCTGGACATCATGCAGACCGTCGACTCGCCGGCCCTGCGCGTCGCGTGGGATAACGCCAACTTCGTACAGGTGGGCGTCAAGCCCTACACCGAGGGCTACGCCATGCTGCGTCCCTACCTTGAGTACTTCCAAGTCAAGGACGCCATCGCCACTACCGGTGAAGTGGTTCCCGCCGGCGAGGGCGACGGCGAACTGGATGCCACCATCGCCGCACTCAAGGACGACGGTTTCGCCGGCTTCGCGTCGCTGGAGCCGCACCTGGCCAGCGCCCACGAGCTCGGCGGATTCTCCGGGCCGGTGGCCTTCGGAATCGCGGCCCGCGCCCTTGCCGGCCTGGCCGCGAAGAACGGCGTGACCCTGGCCTGA